The following are from one region of the Nicotiana tabacum cultivar K326 chromosome 3, ASM71507v2, whole genome shotgun sequence genome:
- the LOC107825688 gene encoding putative alpha,alpha-trehalose-phosphate synthase [UDP-forming] 7, protein MLSKSYTNLLDLASGNFPVMGREKRRLPRVMTVAGVISELDDDQANSVTSDVPSSIIVDRIIIVANQLPVKAKRRPDNKGWSFSWDDDSLLLHIKDGLPDDMEVLYVGCLRVEVDSSEQDDVSQLLLDRFKSVPAFLPPDILSKYYHGFCKQHLWPLFHYMLPYSASHGSRFDRSWWEAYVAANKIFSQKVIEVINPDDDFVWIHDYHLMVLPTFLRRRFNRLRMGFFLHSPFPSSEIYRTLPVREEILKALLNADLIGFHTFDYARHFLSCCSRMLGLEYQSKRGYIGLEYYGRTVGIKIMPVGIHMGQIETVLQLADREWRVGELKQQFEGKTVLLGVDDMDIFKGVNLKLLALEEMLKQHPKWQGRAVLVQIANPARGKGKDLEEIQEEIQTSIKRINDKFRQPGYEPIVFIDRSVSLSERTAYYTVAECVVVTAVRDGMNLTPYEYIVSRQGIPGSDCTAESNGQKKSMLVVSEFIGCSPSLSGAIRVNPWNVEATAEALNEAISMADAEKVLRHEKHYKYVSTHDVAYWSRSFFQDLERTCKDHFRRRCWGIGLSFGFRVVALDPNFRKLSMDNIVSSYSKAKNRAILLDYDGTLMPQTSINKVPSPEVISIINTLCGDERNTVFLVSGRGRDSLGRWFSPCEKLGIAAEHGYFLRWSADKEWEVCGQNSDFQWMQIAEPVMKQYTEATDGSYIETKESALVWHHRDADLGFGSCQAKEMLDHLESVLANEPVAVKSGQFIVEVKPQGVSKGLVAEKIFASMAESGRQADFVMCVGDDRSDEDMFEIIGNAMNSGILSSSTEVYACTVGQKPSKAKYYLDDTTEVRTMLQALAEESTPPPSSEI, encoded by the exons ATGTTGTCCAAATCGTATACCAACTTGCTAGATCTAGCATCTGGGAATTTCCCAGTGATGGGCCGCGAGAAAAGGCGGCTGCCACGGGTTATGACAGTTGCTGGAGTTATTTCTGAGCTTGATGATGATCAAGCTAACAGTGTTACATCAGATGTTCCATcatctattattgtagatcgaaTAATTATAGTGGCTAATCAGCTCCCTGTAAAAGCTAAGCGTAGGCCAGATAATAAAGGATGGAGTTTTAGTTGGGATGATGATTCATTGTTGTTGCACATAAAAGACGGGTTGCCAGATGATATGGAAGTTCTCTATGTTGGTTGTTTAAGGGTTGAGGTTGATTCAAGCGAACAGGACGATGTTTCGCAGTTACTGTTGGATAGGTTTAAATCTGTTCCGGCTTTTCTCCCACCAGACATTTTATCTAAATATTATCATGGTTTTTGCAAACAGCATTTATGGCCACTTTTCCATTATATGCTTCCATACTCTGCAAGTCATGGCAGTCGATTTGATCGGTCATGGTGGGAGGCATATGTTGCAGCAAACAAGATATTTTCCCAAAAGGTGATTGAGGTGATAAATCCAGATGATGATTTTGTCTGGATCCATGATTATCATTTAATGGTTTTACCTACATTCTTGCGTAGGCGTTTCAATAGGTTGCGAATGGGTTTTTTCCTGCATAGCCCTTTTCCTTCATCAGAGATATATAGGACTCTTCCGGTAAGAGAAGAAATTCTCAAGGCTCTATTGAATGCCGACCTGATTGGTTTCCATACATTCGATTATGCGCGGCATTTCCTGTCCTGTTGTAGTCGCATGTTGGGATTAGAGTATCAGTCAAAGAGGGGTTACATCGGGCTTGAATACTACGGACGGACTGTGGGGATCAAGATTATGCCAGTTGGGATTCACATGGGGCAGATTGAGACCGTGCTTCAACTAGCAGATAGAGAGTGGAGAGTCGGAGAGCTTAAGCAGCAGTTTGAAGGTAAAACTGTTTTACTTGGTGTTGATGATATGGACATTTTCAAAGGTGTCAATTTGAAACTTCTTGCCTTGGAAGAAATGTTAAAACAGCATCCGAAGTGGCAGGGAAGGGCAGTGCTGGTACAGATTGCTAATCCGGCTCGAGGAAAAGGAAAAGATCTTgaggaaatacaagaagaaatacAAACAAGTATCAAAAGAATCAATGACAAGTTTAGACAGCCTGGTTATGAACCCATCGTGTTCATTGATCGCTCAGTTTCTCTTAGTGAACGGACTGCCTATTACACTGTAGCCGAGTGTGTAGTTGTTACAGCAGTAAGAGATGGCATGAACCTTACTCCATATGAATACATTGTGAGCAGGCAGGGCATCCCTGGTTCAGACTGCACTGCAGAGTCAAATGGTCAGAAAAAGAGCATGTTGGTAGTGTCCGAGTTCATTGGATGTTCTCCTTCACTAAGTGGTGCTATACGTGTTAACCCATGGAATGTGGAAGCAACTGCAGAAGCACTAAATGAAGCAATTTCAATGGCTGATGCTGAGAAGGTGTTGCGCCATGAAAAGCATTATAAATATGTAAGCACACACGACGTAGCCTATTGGTCAAGAAGCTTTTTCCAGGATCTGGAGAGAACTTGCAAAGACCATTTTAGAAGACGTTGCTGGGGTATTGGTCTGAGCTTTGGTTTTAGAGTTGTTGCACTTGATCCCAATTTCAGGAAGCTGTCCATGGATAATATTGTTTCTTCTTACTCAAAAGCCAAAAATAGAGCAATATTGTTGGATTATGATGGCACTCTAATGCCTCAAACATCCATCAATAAGGTCCCTAGTCCTGAAGTTATTTCAATTATTAATACACTTTGTGGTGATGAAAGAAATACTGTGTTTCTCGTGAGCGGACGAGGAAGGGATAGTTTAGGCCGGTGGTTTTCTCCGTGTGAGAAACTCGGCATTGCTGCAGAGCATGGATACTTCTTAAG GTGGTCTGCAGATAAAGAATGGGAAGTCTGTGGGCAGAACAGTGATTTCCAGTGGATGCAGATTGCTGAACCTGTTATGAAGCAGTATACAGAAGCCACAGATGGCTCTTACATTGAAACAAAGGAGAGTGCTCTGGTTTGGCATCATCGGGATGCAGATCTTGGTTTTGGGTCTTGCCAAGCAAAAGAGATGTTAGACCATCTTGAAAGTGTGCTTGCAAATGAGCCTGTTGCTGTGAAGAGTGGGCAATTCATTGTTGAAGTTAAGCCTCAG GGAGTCAGTAAAGGTCTAGTTGCAGAGAAAATTTTCGCATCAATGGCTGAGAGTGGCCGGCAGGCTGATTTCGTGATGTGCGTAGGTGATGATAGGTCTGATGAGGACATGTTTGAGATTATTGGAAATGCAATGAATAGCGGTATACTTTCTTCAAGCACAGAAGTGTATGCCTGCACAGTGGGACAAAAGCCAAGTAAAGCCAAATATTATCTTGATGACACAACAGAAGTTAGAACCATGCTTCAAGCTCTTGCCGAGGAATCCACTCCTCCGCCCTCATCAGAAATTTAA